A window of Chloroflexota bacterium contains these coding sequences:
- a CDS encoding MFS transporter, with protein MTRRPLAVLSRDGRLLFATRVCRMFGYGFLSVVLVLYLAALGLDDLRIGLILTLTLVGDAALSLWLTTRADAIGRRRVLGIGAWLMAIAGLVFIVSNEFLVLVLAATIGVISVTGGEVGPFQAVEQASLSHILPDHERTRIFGWYSLAGSFAAATGSLAAGLLVAGLQDLGVSRLDSYRAVVGGYAAVGLALALVFGLLSPAIEVVASGAPTIGARLGLHRSRRTVFRLSGLIGIDAFGGGFVSQSLVAYWFTLRYGAPPELLGAIFFVANVLAGLSALVAARLAARIGLIRTMVFTHLPANVLLIVMPLMPTLPLAALVLLARFSLSQMDVPARQSYVVAVVDPNERSAAVGVTGVMRSVAAAPAPLLATPLIGIAELSSLPFFIGGGLKIAYDLLLFRLFRATRPPEEILPSGQVVG; from the coding sequence ATGACTCGACGGCCGCTCGCCGTCCTGAGCCGCGATGGACGCCTGCTCTTTGCGACCCGGGTGTGTCGGATGTTCGGGTACGGCTTCCTGTCCGTGGTCCTCGTCCTGTACCTCGCCGCACTCGGGCTCGACGACCTTCGCATCGGGCTGATCCTCACGCTGACCCTGGTCGGGGACGCTGCGCTCAGCCTGTGGCTCACCACGCGAGCGGATGCGATCGGTCGGCGCCGCGTCCTCGGCATCGGCGCATGGCTCATGGCGATCGCCGGCCTCGTGTTCATCGTGTCGAACGAGTTCCTCGTCCTCGTGCTCGCCGCGACGATCGGCGTCATCAGCGTGACGGGCGGCGAGGTGGGGCCCTTCCAGGCCGTCGAACAGGCGTCGCTCAGCCACATCCTGCCCGACCACGAACGAACCCGGATCTTCGGCTGGTACAGCCTTGCGGGCTCGTTCGCCGCTGCCACGGGTTCGCTGGCGGCCGGCCTGCTCGTCGCGGGGCTGCAGGACCTCGGCGTGTCGAGGCTCGACAGCTATCGGGCCGTCGTCGGTGGCTACGCCGCCGTGGGGCTCGCGCTCGCGCTCGTCTTCGGACTGCTGTCGCCGGCGATCGAGGTCGTCGCCTCCGGTGCACCCACGATCGGCGCGCGGCTCGGCCTCCATCGGTCCCGCCGCACCGTGTTCCGTCTGTCGGGCCTCATCGGGATCGACGCGTTCGGCGGGGGCTTCGTGAGCCAGAGCCTCGTCGCCTACTGGTTCACCCTGCGCTACGGCGCCCCGCCGGAGCTGCTCGGCGCGATCTTCTTCGTCGCGAATGTCCTCGCCGGCCTGTCGGCCCTCGTGGCGGCCCGCCTGGCCGCCCGGATCGGGCTCATCCGGACGATGGTCTTCACCCATCTGCCGGCGAACGTGCTCCTCATCGTCATGCCGCTCATGCCGACGCTCCCCCTGGCGGCGCTCGTGCTGCTGGCGCGGTTCAGCCTCAGCCAGATGGACGTGCCGGCCCGCCAGTCGTACGTCGTCGCGGTGGTCGATCCGAACGAGCGATCGGCAGCAGTCGGCGTCACGGGTGTCATGCGGAGCGTCGCCGCGGCGCCGGCGCCCCTCCTGGCGACTCCGCTCATCGGGATCGCCGAACTGTCGAGCCTGCCGTTCTTCATCGGCGGCGGGCTGAAGATCGCCTACGACCTGCTGCTCTTCCGCCTGTTCCGCGCGACTCGGCCGCCCGAGGAGATCCTCCCATCTGGGCAGGTCGTCGGATGA
- a CDS encoding cation transporter: protein MDRAVSPEVRRLRRRAFGLEYATIAWNVLEGIAALIAGLLAGSVALVAFGLDSSVEVFASAVVVWELRGADRRRERRAVKAIGAAYIVVAVYVLLDAGNALRVANRPEASPLGMLLLASTVVVMTGLGIAKLRVGRALDSATVVADGRFSLVDGALAGTVLIGLALTTLFGWWWADAVLAIGISLLAFREGREAWIGEDEGEVRETPSG, encoded by the coding sequence GTGGACCGAGCCGTGTCGCCGGAGGTGAGGCGGCTCCGTCGCCGTGCCTTCGGGCTCGAATACGCCACGATCGCGTGGAACGTCCTCGAGGGCATTGCGGCCCTCATCGCGGGCCTCCTGGCCGGATCGGTCGCCCTCGTCGCCTTCGGTCTCGATTCGTCGGTCGAGGTCTTCGCATCGGCGGTGGTCGTGTGGGAGCTGCGGGGTGCGGATCGCCGCCGAGAGCGACGGGCGGTGAAGGCGATCGGAGCCGCCTACATCGTCGTCGCCGTGTACGTCCTCCTCGATGCCGGAAACGCCCTGCGCGTCGCGAACCGGCCCGAAGCCTCGCCCCTTGGGATGCTCCTCCTGGCCTCGACGGTCGTCGTCATGACGGGGCTTGGGATCGCCAAGCTCCGGGTGGGACGAGCACTCGACAGCGCGACCGTCGTGGCCGATGGTCGGTTCAGCCTTGTCGACGGGGCACTGGCCGGGACGGTCCTCATCGGCCTGGCGCTCACGACGCTCTTCGGCTGGTGGTGGGCTGACGCTGTCCTCGCCATCGGCATCTCGCTCCTCGCCTTCCGCGAGGGCCGGGAGGCGTGGATCGGCGAGGACGAAGGAGAGGTACGAGAGACGCCGTCCGGCTAG
- a CDS encoding polysaccharide deacetylase family protein has translation MPIRQLNRRAFLALAGQGVLMGLGASVVRAAGMTPVFHGRRDERVIALTIDDGWSPGRTRAIFDVLQRGAVAATFFPYAEAAELDRGLWRAIADAGYPIGNHTQSHPFMTTLGPDAQAAELVEARSTIETMTGQPMLAVFRPPYGDYDAALLALAERTGFPTVLMWDTSAADTSRWATPEQLVAAALRGRAGSVLLAHGGPALTPLILPAVIARYRDLGFRFVSVPDLLGLPGAPVRASVRVTMPPPVRGRRPL, from the coding sequence GTGCCGATCCGCCAGCTGAACCGCCGGGCCTTCCTCGCCCTCGCCGGGCAAGGGGTGCTCATGGGCCTCGGCGCGTCAGTCGTGCGCGCGGCCGGCATGACGCCCGTCTTCCACGGTCGGCGCGACGAGCGGGTCATCGCCCTCACGATCGACGACGGCTGGTCGCCGGGTAGGACGCGGGCGATCTTCGATGTCCTCCAGCGAGGGGCAGTCGCCGCGACCTTCTTCCCGTACGCCGAGGCCGCCGAGCTCGATCGCGGTCTCTGGCGGGCGATCGCCGACGCCGGGTATCCGATCGGCAACCACACCCAATCCCACCCGTTCATGACGACCCTCGGGCCCGATGCGCAGGCGGCCGAGCTCGTCGAGGCACGCTCGACGATCGAGACGATGACCGGGCAGCCGATGCTGGCGGTGTTCCGTCCGCCGTACGGGGACTACGATGCGGCGCTCCTCGCCCTGGCGGAGCGGACCGGCTTCCCGACGGTGCTCATGTGGGACACCTCGGCTGCCGACACCTCTCGCTGGGCGACGCCCGAGCAGCTCGTCGCCGCGGCGCTGCGCGGGCGGGCGGGCTCCGTGCTCCTCGCCCACGGTGGTCCGGCGTTGACGCCCCTCATCCTGCCGGCGGTGATCGCCCGCTATCGCGACCTCGGCTTCCGGTTCGTCAGCGTGCCCGACCTGCTCGGTCTGCCGGGGGCTCCCGTGCGGGCTTCGGTCCGTGTCACTATGCCGCCTCCGGTCCGTGGCCGGCGCCCCCTGTGA
- a CDS encoding zinc permease produces the protein MSFTQTVLLAAFAGATIFFGLPVGRMRNLSVRTQVTLTTAAAGIILFLLWDILSQAVEPVEAALKALRVGEGPASTFIVDGVALAASVSVGLLSVVWVTRRLRAAGSGVPDPRQIALGTAVGLGLHNFSEGLAIGQSAATGATGLAILLVVGFAAHNATEGFGIAAPLTSGERPTWTFLALTGLIGGGPTFAGGVLGYSFVSPIVSIVFLGLAAGALIFVFNEMIAVSRRLSAPGWANVALLIGLVVAFGTDFMLIAAGA, from the coding sequence ATGTCCTTCACCCAGACCGTCCTGCTGGCCGCGTTCGCCGGCGCGACGATCTTCTTCGGACTGCCCGTAGGGCGGATGCGGAACCTGTCCGTGCGCACCCAGGTCACGCTGACGACTGCCGCCGCCGGGATCATCCTCTTCCTCCTCTGGGACATCCTGTCGCAGGCCGTCGAGCCGGTCGAGGCGGCCCTGAAGGCGCTGCGCGTCGGTGAGGGACCGGCGTCGACGTTCATCGTCGACGGCGTCGCTCTCGCCGCCAGCGTCTCGGTCGGACTCCTCTCGGTCGTCTGGGTCACTCGACGGCTCCGGGCGGCCGGGTCGGGCGTGCCGGACCCGCGCCAGATCGCTCTCGGGACCGCCGTCGGTCTCGGCCTCCACAACTTCTCGGAGGGGCTCGCGATCGGCCAGTCGGCCGCCACCGGGGCCACGGGGCTGGCGATCCTCCTCGTCGTGGGCTTCGCCGCCCACAACGCGACCGAGGGCTTCGGGATCGCCGCGCCGCTCACCTCGGGCGAGCGCCCGACCTGGACGTTCCTCGCATTGACCGGTCTGATCGGCGGCGGTCCCACGTTCGCCGGCGGGGTCCTCGGCTACTCGTTCGTCTCGCCGATCGTGTCGATCGTCTTCCTCGGGCTCGCTGCGGGCGCCCTGATCTTCGTTTTCAATGAGATGATCGCGGTGTCGCGCCGGCTGTCCGCGCCTGGCTGGGCGAACGTGGCGCTCCTGATCGGCCTCGTGGTCGCCTTCGGGACGGACTTCATGCTCATCGCCGCCGGCGCCTGA
- a CDS encoding EAL domain-containing protein yields the protein MKRLSIAAAWRPGLRALVLSVSAVLIAGTALAVSLSVSDHLAQAAVGESVRITEAVVRGYVDPSVPAGGFANLTSGQGAAIDAELSRLVSAGNILRIKVWTPNGTVVLSDLPALRGRQFPVGADLGQALQGNVATDFSNGTDAENVFERGLAERFLSIYLPIRAPGGSAVVGAYEIYQDAAPIEAAIATTRGDVLVIVGAMALGLLALLFAAFSGASRLLTRQNRRLRDQTLTERLLTADVRRSQERFRSLVQNSADVNMVLRADGTIDYESPAVERVLGYRVEDRVGRSFLEIVHPDDRDWGEQLLADVVRSPGAQLSGEFRARHADGSWRSIEAVAKNLLDDPAVGGVVVNYRDITMRKALEDELRHQAFHDSLTGLANRALFADRLDHALARTRRDRHRLAVLFVDLDDFKNVNDSLGHGEGDQLLVAVAERLRGGLRAGDTIARMGGDEFAVLVEDPADANTPVDVAQRLLTALQAPFERGGKELFVHASVGVAISTSTKQTADELLRNADVSMYMAKSNGKNRIEVFEPRMHTAALARLALKGDLERALERDEFFLLYQPVMDLGTRDMVGVEALLRWHHPERGVVGPTEFIPLAEETGLIIPLGRWVLEQACRQAQLWDDVPAATSLTMNVNVSGRQVAEHGFVEEVAQVLAITGLDPGRLVLEFTEGVLMQDTAATRVKLNELKQLGVRLAIDDFGTGYSSLSYLRLFPIDVLKIDRSFVTSMSVGPDQRALVRSILKLSETLHLETVAEGIEEADQLADLETLGADLGQGFFFAEPISPEAISTVLATRGGHIDGASVARNVA from the coding sequence GTGAAGCGCCTGTCCATCGCTGCTGCCTGGCGTCCCGGGCTCCGGGCGCTCGTGCTCTCCGTCTCCGCAGTGCTCATCGCCGGCACCGCCCTCGCCGTCTCACTGAGCGTATCTGACCACCTCGCCCAGGCCGCGGTCGGCGAGTCGGTTCGGATCACCGAGGCCGTCGTCCGGGGCTACGTCGATCCATCCGTCCCGGCGGGCGGGTTCGCCAACCTCACGAGCGGCCAGGGCGCCGCGATCGACGCCGAGCTGAGCCGACTCGTCTCGGCAGGAAATATCCTGCGGATCAAGGTCTGGACGCCCAACGGTACGGTGGTCCTTTCCGACCTGCCCGCCCTGCGTGGCCGCCAGTTCCCCGTCGGGGCGGACCTCGGCCAGGCGCTCCAGGGCAACGTCGCGACCGATTTCTCGAACGGAACGGACGCCGAGAACGTCTTCGAACGAGGACTCGCGGAACGCTTCCTGTCGATCTACCTGCCGATCCGGGCACCGGGTGGCAGCGCGGTCGTCGGCGCATACGAGATCTACCAGGACGCCGCTCCGATCGAGGCAGCCATCGCGACGACCCGAGGGGACGTCCTCGTCATCGTCGGGGCGATGGCGCTCGGCCTGCTGGCGCTCCTGTTCGCGGCATTCTCCGGCGCATCACGGCTGCTCACCCGTCAGAACCGTCGGCTGCGCGACCAGACGCTGACCGAACGGCTCCTGACGGCGGACGTCCGTCGCAGCCAGGAGCGCTTCCGATCGCTCGTCCAGAACTCCGCCGACGTCAACATGGTCCTGCGGGCGGACGGAACGATCGACTATGAGAGCCCGGCCGTCGAGCGCGTCCTCGGCTACCGAGTCGAAGACCGGGTCGGTCGATCGTTTCTGGAGATCGTTCATCCCGACGACCGCGACTGGGGAGAGCAGCTGCTCGCCGATGTCGTGCGCTCACCGGGCGCTCAGCTGTCGGGCGAATTCCGGGCCCGCCACGCCGACGGATCCTGGCGCTCGATCGAGGCGGTGGCCAAGAACCTGCTCGACGACCCCGCGGTCGGGGGCGTCGTCGTCAACTACCGCGACATCACCATGCGAAAAGCCCTCGAGGACGAGCTCAGGCACCAGGCGTTCCACGATTCCCTGACCGGGTTGGCGAACCGGGCCCTCTTCGCTGACCGCCTCGACCATGCCCTCGCGCGAACGCGGCGGGACCGTCACCGGCTGGCCGTGCTGTTCGTCGACCTCGACGACTTCAAGAACGTCAACGACAGCCTCGGGCATGGCGAGGGCGACCAGCTGCTCGTGGCGGTGGCCGAGAGGTTGCGCGGCGGTCTGCGAGCAGGCGACACGATCGCACGGATGGGCGGAGACGAGTTCGCCGTCCTGGTCGAGGATCCGGCCGATGCGAACACGCCGGTCGACGTTGCCCAGCGACTGCTGACCGCGCTGCAGGCGCCATTCGAGCGCGGGGGCAAGGAATTGTTCGTCCATGCAAGCGTCGGCGTGGCGATCTCGACGTCCACCAAACAGACCGCCGACGAACTGCTGCGCAACGCGGACGTCTCGATGTACATGGCGAAGAGCAACGGCAAGAACAGAATCGAAGTCTTCGAGCCGCGTATGCATACTGCGGCCCTCGCTCGCCTCGCCCTCAAGGGAGACCTCGAGCGGGCCCTGGAGCGCGATGAGTTCTTCCTCCTCTACCAGCCGGTCATGGACCTCGGGACCCGGGACATGGTCGGGGTCGAGGCACTGCTGCGCTGGCATCATCCCGAACGCGGGGTCGTGGGTCCGACTGAATTCATTCCCCTCGCCGAGGAGACGGGCCTCATCATCCCGCTCGGACGCTGGGTGCTCGAGCAAGCCTGCCGCCAGGCGCAGTTGTGGGACGATGTGCCGGCCGCGACATCGCTGACGATGAACGTGAACGTGTCAGGACGTCAGGTCGCCGAGCACGGCTTCGTCGAGGAGGTGGCCCAGGTACTCGCGATCACTGGCCTCGATCCGGGTCGTCTGGTCCTCGAGTTCACCGAAGGCGTCCTCATGCAGGACACGGCGGCGACCAGGGTGAAGCTCAACGAGCTCAAGCAGCTCGGCGTTCGCCTCGCCATCGACGACTTCGGGACAGGCTATTCGTCCCTGAGCTACCTTCGCCTGTTCCCGATCGACGTGCTCAAGATCGACCGCTCGTTCGTGACGAGCATGTCCGTTGGCCCTGATCAGCGGGCGCTCGTGCGCTCGATCCTCAAGCTCAGCGAGACGCTCCACCTCGAAACCGTCGCCGAAGGCATCGAGGAGGCCGACCAGCTGGCCGACCTGGAGACCCTCGGCGCGGACCTCGGGCAGGGCTTCTTCTTCGCGGAGCCGATCAGTCCAGAGGCGATCTCCACCGTGCTCGCGACCCGGGGCGGCCACATCGATGGGGCTTCGGTCGCGCGCAACGTGGCGTGA
- a CDS encoding SHOCT domain-containing protein, with product MMGYGFDGGGGGWLWMLGGLLLMVGLVVLIVWAVGAVSRGGAGREPERTTALDILRERFARGEITQAEFEQAKKALGY from the coding sequence ATGATGGGATATGGCTTCGATGGGGGCGGAGGCGGGTGGCTCTGGATGCTCGGCGGCCTGCTCCTGATGGTCGGCCTCGTTGTCCTGATCGTGTGGGCCGTCGGTGCCGTGAGCCGTGGCGGTGCGGGCCGGGAGCCCGAGCGAACGACGGCGCTTGACATCCTCCGCGAACGGTTCGCCCGCGGGGAGATCACCCAGGCCGAGTTCGAGCAGGCGAAGAAGGCGCTCGGGTACTGA